CGGCGAGGTGCTCACCCGCTGACCCGCAGACGATGAAGGGCGCCGCATCTCCCCCACAGGATCCGGCGCCCCTCATCGCCCCCTGACGATGATGGCGAGGTCGCCGCATCAAGCCAATGGGTACATGTACCCATCCGTTACCCATCACTTCTCGACGCGGTTGCCTTCCGCGTCCCAGTGGTCGGCCACCTTCTTGGACGGCTGCACCCGCGGCGGCTCGCCGGGCATCTTCGGGTAGTCGGGCGGGAAGTTCAGTTCGCCGAGCCCGCGCTGCTGGACGTCCTTGTCCCACAAGGCGATTGCACGGGTGATGTCACCCGGGGCACCCCGGTCGGCCCAGGCGTCCCCGTCTTCGGCCACCAGCTCGGGCACGGTGCGCACGGTGAACTGTGCCGGTTCGGCAGGGCGCAGGTCGGCCCAGCGCAACGGCATCGAGACCGGCGCTCCGGGCAACGGACGCGGCGAGTAGGCGCCGGCGATCGTGCGGTCGCGGCAGGCCTGGTTGAAGTCGACGAAGATCCGCTCGCCGCGCTCTTCCTTCCACCACGCGGTGGTCACCAGGTCGGGCAGGCGTCGTTCGAGTTCGCGCGCGACCCCGATGACGCCGTGGCGCACGTCGAGGAACTCGTGGGTCGGCGCGATCGTGGCGTAGACGTGCACGCCCCGGTTGCCGGAGGTCTTCACCCGGGGCGTGAACTCCAAC
This genomic stretch from Calidifontibacter indicus harbors:
- the ligD gene encoding non-homologous end-joining DNA ligase; the protein is MAAAKPVMLTTEGPGGQERVVKVSSPDRVIYPADGITKEDLARYLIAVGEPFVRANGNRPVALQRFPEGIEGEQFFSKNPPRGVPDYVRTVMCTYPSGRRHPQLVLDEPAAAVWCAQMNTVTFHPWPVTADDNDNPDEFRIDLDPQPGRGFADAVEAALALKELLEELEFTPRVKTSGNRGVHVYATIAPTHEFLDVRHGVIGVARELERRLPDLVTTAWWKEERGERIFVDFNQACRDRTIAGAYSPRPLPGAPVSMPLRWADLRPAEPAQFTVRTVPELVAEDGDAWADRGAPGDITRAIALWDKDVQQRGLGELNFPPDYPKMPGEPPRVQPSKKVADHWDAEGNRVEK